ATGATATAAACCCCAGGGCGAAGGGGAAGATTTCTTATCGTATTTTTCAATTTTTGGTTTATCATTAGATCACCATTATATGAAGTATAATATGGTTTCTAAGCTCTATCTTCCTTTTATATGACTCCATATTATAATGTATTCTAACAAACGGAGGTGAATAGAGTGAGTTTAATGCTCTATAACGATTTAACGCGAAAAAAAGAACCTTTCATCCCTTTAAAAGAGGGAGAGGTGGGCTTTTATAGTTGTGGGCCAACAGTATACGATTTTTTCCATATAGGAAATGCTCGCCCATTTATTGTTTTCGATGTATTCCGCAGGTATCTTGAGGACATTGGCTACAAAGTAGTTTTCGTCCAGAACTTTACCGATATTGATGACAAGATGATCAATAGGGCCAACGAAGAAGGCATCACCGTTAAAGAATTGGCAGATGCTTTCATCAAAGAATATTTTGAAGATGCTGATGCTCTGGGTGTTCGGCGGGCCGACATTTATCCTCGAGCTACTGATCATATGAAAGAGATTGTAGAAGTGGTTCAAACTCTTATTGATAAGGGACATGCATACGTTGTGGACGGGGACGTTTTTTTCAGTGTCGAAAGTTTTCCGGGATATGGCAAGTTGTCAAAACAGAGTATAGAAGACTTACAATCAGGCTCACGTATAGATGTGAACGAACAAAAACGTCATCCCCTTGATTTTGCCCTGTGGAAAGCCCAGAAACCTGGAGAGCCCGCATGGGAAAGTCCATGGGGTCTGGGACGTCCGGGATGGCATATTGAGTGCAGCGTTATGTCGACTAAGTATTTAGGAAACACTTTCGATATCCACTCTGGCGGAAGCGACCTTATCTTCCCCCATCACGAAAATGAGGTAGCACAGGCAGAAGCCGCCACTGGAATGCAGTTTGTGCGATTTTGGCTCCATAATGGATATCTATTGATAGACAAGGAAAAAATGTCGAAATCCCTGGGAAACTTCCTTACTGTACGAAATGCTCGGAAGAAGTACTCTCCCCTCGCTATTCGCTACTTT
This region of Aminobacterium colombiense DSM 12261 genomic DNA includes:
- the cysS gene encoding cysteine--tRNA ligase, translating into MSLMLYNDLTRKKEPFIPLKEGEVGFYSCGPTVYDFFHIGNARPFIVFDVFRRYLEDIGYKVVFVQNFTDIDDKMINRANEEGITVKELADAFIKEYFEDADALGVRRADIYPRATDHMKEIVEVVQTLIDKGHAYVVDGDVFFSVESFPGYGKLSKQSIEDLQSGSRIDVNEQKRHPLDFALWKAQKPGEPAWESPWGLGRPGWHIECSVMSTKYLGNTFDIHSGGSDLIFPHHENEVAQAEAATGMQFVRFWLHNGYLLIDKEKMSKSLGNFLTVRNARKKYSPLAIRYFMLSAHYRSPINFSEEGLNQATGAVERLRNCWTDLEYALQSREQKEKDDTEAFLSEIKQAETKFYEEMNDDFNTAGALGSVFEVVRLINTYLKDNSSIDFKVCKAAQTFFTKIDGIMGIMGLESEKEELDTSEIESMIEERTAARKARDFAKSDAIRDQLAEKGIILEDTPEGTKWKKQLS